In the Colletotrichum lupini chromosome 1, complete sequence genome, one interval contains:
- a CDS encoding glycosyl hydrolase family 81, which yields MRVSRLQKVAFITQRIGAASPVSPTSSTHGLPIDPVLKRMPFKMSSPDELVDDSPPEIDPYEILGLEREATPEQVKSAYRKAALKNHPDKVSDDQRDEAKEKFQAIAFAYAILSDPARRKRYDTTGSTSESIIDSEGFNWSDYYREQFQDAISAEAIEKFAKKYKGSDEEKDDVLIAYENSKGDMDGIYESVMLSDVLEDDERFRQIIDEAIASEDVQAYKRYTKESKLSKAARVKAAKGEANEAEEYAKELGVHDKLFGDKKGKGKKKGKDNGEADLAALIKGNQQKRAGFLDDLAAKYGATSQPKKGKKRVVEEEEPSEEAFQAAAARLKKPKADESKPAKAGRRSKRDISELLETFHVFTIMFDNSQLGGCTCISMGSWTVAPQGGALGTAVAKTSPGQPRKFTFPPRTESPTITYMFQRDALSEPQNGRPLPSEVLVEDAKVILYRQCHDERCINRRPLSAASDVHALKTVPEYEGKIAANMPSNFYFYKNLPIKWARIVGIVVAVDDFPGRRIYTVDDSSGACIECTVATKTPPSDNSATNLDTNGWFTKRPQPQPPADCVDVDVGTVIDIKGGLAMFREEMQIRIEKVKILRSTEEEVALWEKRTRFRNEVLLPPWVLSERQIRKCKKEGMRDAESEERKRKRERRREERKKEEEEMRRKTEAAEAAAAQENRYRAYKLKKADGSRPMVQTSQVFTAVPTTTAAAAAPIVEDRYRAYKLRKGDGSRPIAYAGQVIAAVPTEATAASVVEDRYRAYSLKRGHSTQEQQPQRVTRPAPSPAAEDRYTAYKIKKGGDSRPVMRPDATTIDTAAAEAVEDRYRVYKLGRRLGRLGVDLLSIPAIGSAISIDYYYYPLYDADYTSDTIFRLTLPSSNFHSSKPSVATDIRQDDAKDFSKIILPGDRQKKLVTLKRSNLLSPMPQHLLSQQWPVVAVTTPIQLLKSQRCHYSYVTGPSVSLKAKRGTTICPSMALVPGDRRHSFCPNGSQLYVHTIVFEANGSLDAEESPRQGQARSRLPIATSLSNCACQKKTQDRLVEPVHIPTLSLSYLPVFLRLHRVLSPNAVLRPLPKPLLPSRHGHHRRLPVLTDRDPSFPGKPLCIPNQVRPIHCFWNRYIPFTFLAHTLRGNAANLHVLDCGNPTRGLTTIGSPRTVLLCENALALFHQQHVRLHDTHPDSVSLGQLNVRALLLDSRDIACVTETANVTVTVRATKGSQQTSAPALDNSQVPNVVTSAEASGTVVILPSLTNTAPQTSGYVATGLTASGKVTSCPLMSNPIPTPSSLIDTAAPATSVAPLPSAPMPSGDIFSEPIGTGAPPGTISARSDHPVPRKGITSSSPIQTNKFYSNFFLGDQTAPTYTYPYGIAWGAGRGAAASYGMTISHIEASQRVFGPTKADSGAASYFINPVGIQSMVISAQELGSDTAVGIDSITAFSATIHLKPNAQAVPAVSFPLVQGMPFITAQYAGATPVIRTGVFFRTVTRVTQDPKAGVAKYTFQLEDGKIWRLYAYATTGSQLNLQVVNNGLAQSTQPFYGIIQVAKDPGNGEALLDQAAGVYPTTVALSGSVSGTTGSYTFKFAKDGHPDGKLVMYALPHHVSSFDSTTRNGVQPVQLMTPAKGIATAVLADQWTMQESNLPVSMGFAPWSPDQGSLTTLSDNAKVVIRGIAAQEVSQDMMAQSDLDSMYFSGKALAKFALLIIVINDILGDPALAQSGLNRLKAAFATFATNKQKYPLVYESAWGGVVSSATYVTGNDGADFGNTQYNDHHFHYGYHILAAAAIAHLDPSWLSANKDYVNALVRDVANPSTQDTYFPTWRAFDWYHGHSWAHGLYASYDGKDQESSSEDMMHAYALKMWGDASGDSMLSSRSNLQLSIIARALQDYYLYKSDNVVQPPQFIGNKVAGILFENKIDHTTYFGANIEFIQGIHMIPLLAPSPFVRTPAFVKEEWDVYFSNGRVDTIAGGWRGIIYGNLATIDGKTAWNFFNSSNFDPSWIDGGASLTWYLTYAALMGNV from the exons ATGAGGGTTTCCCGA TTACAAAAAGTAGCTTTCATCA CTCAGCGCATCGGTGCCGCAAGCCCCGTTTCGCCGACTTCCTCGACGCACGGACTGCCAATCGACCCGGTGCTTAAACGCATGC CCTTCAAAATGTCATCTCCCGACGAGCTTGTTGACGACAGTCCCCCCGAGATCGACCCCTATGAGATCTTGGGACTCGAACGCGAGGCTACACCGGAACAGGTCAAGTCTGCCTACCGAAAAGCAGCACTCAAGAACCACCCAG ACAAGGTCTCCGACGACCAGAGAGATGAGGCGAAGGAAAAGTTCCAGGCCATTGCTTTCGCCTACGCCATTCTCTCTGACCCGGCACGACGCAAGCGATACGACACAACCGGTTCTACATCCGAGTCCATCATCGACTCCGAGGGCTTCAACTGGTCCGACTATTACCGCGAGCAATTCCAAGATGCGATCTCTGCAGAAGCCATCGAAAAGTTTGCCAAGAAGTACAAGGGCTCCGACGAGGAGAAGGACGACGTCTTGATCGCCTACGAAAACTCCAAGGGCGACATGGACGGGATCTACGAGTCAGTCATGCTAAGCGACGTGCTCGAGGACGACGAACGGTTCCGCCAGATCATCGACGAGGCTATTGCCAGCGAAGATGTCCAGGCATACAAGCGGTATACAAAGGAGAGCAAGCTGTCAAAAGCGGCTCGCGTCAAGGCAGCAAAGGGCGAGGCGAACGAGGCCGAGGAGTACGCCAAAGAGCTTGGAGTTCACGATAAGCTCTTTGGCGACAAAAAGGGCAaggggaagaagaagggcaaggaTAATGGAGAGGCCGACCTGGCCGCGCTCATTAAGGGCAACCAGCAAAAACGTGCAGGTTTTCTGGACGATCTCGCTGCCAAGTATGGAGCCACCAGCCAGCCTAAAAAGGGCAAGAAGAGGGTcgtggaggaggaagagccgTCAGAAGAGGCATTCCAGGCTGCAGCTGCACGGCTGAAAAAGCCCAAGGCAGACGAAAGCAAACCTGCCAAAGCGGGAAGAAGATCGAAGCG TGATATTTCTGAATTGTTGGAGACCTTCCACGTCTTCACGATCATGTTCGATAACTCCCAACTTGGCGGATG CACTTGTATCAGCATGGGGTCCTGGACGGTAGCGCCACAAGGCGGGGCACTCGGCACTGCAGTCGCTAAAACATCCCCAGGTCAACCACGAAAGTTTACTTTTCCCCCAAGAACGGAATCTCCCACTATCACGTACATGTTCCAACGCGACGCGCTTTCGGAGCCTCAGAACGGCCGACCGCTCCCATCCGAG GTCTTGGTTGAGGATGCCAAAGTGATCCTCTACCGACAATGCCATGACGAGCGATGTATCAATAGGCGGCCTCTATCCGCA GCATCCGACGTACACGCCCTGAAGACCGTGCCTGAATATGAAGGTAAAATTGCCGCCAACATGCCCAGT AACTTCTACTTCTACAAGAACCTGCCTATCAAATGGGCACGCATCGTCGGCATCGTCGTCGCCGTGGACGACTTCCCGGGCCGGCGCATCTACACGGTTGACGACAGCAGCGGGGCTTGCATCGAATGCACAGTCGCGACAAAGACACCGCCGTCCGACAACAGCGCTACCAATCTGGACACCAACGGGTGGTTCACCAAACGACCGCAGCCGCAGCCTCCTGCCGACTGCGTCGACGTAGATGTCGGCACCGTCATCGATATCAAGGGAGGACTGGCTATGTTCCGTGAGGAGATGCAGATCAGGATCGAAAAGGTCAAGATCCTCCGGTCCACGGAGGAAGAAGTGGCGCTGTGGGAGAAGCGCACGCGGTTCCGGAACGAGGTGCTTCTGCCGCCGTGGGTGCTTAGTGAGAGGCAGATTCGGAAGTGTAAGAAGGAAGGGATGAGGGATGCCGAGAGCGAGGAGAGGAAGCGCAAGAGGGAGAGGAGGCGCGAGGagaggaagaaggaggaggaggagatgcGGCGCAAGACTGAGGCTGCCGAGGCGGCGGCTGCGCAGGAGAACCGGTATCGTGCATACAAGTTGAAGAAAGCAGATGGATCGCGGCCGATGGTACAGACCAGCCAGGTCTTTACGGCAGTTCCAACCACAACAGCGGCTGCAGCTGCCCCTATCGTGGAGGATCGATACCGTGCGTACAAGTTGAGGAAAGGAGACGGATCGCGCCCGATTGCGTATGCTGGCCAAGTCATCGCGGCGGTACCGACTGAGGCTACGGCTGCGTCGGTCGTGGAGGACCGATATCGTGCCTACAGTCTGAAGAGGGGACACTCAACCCAAGAACAGCAGCCTCAACGAGTCACGAGGCCGGCTCCGAGTCCGGCCGCGGAAGACCGTTATACAGCCTACAAGATCAAGAAAGGAGGAGACAGTCGGCCGGTCATGAGGCCAGATGCTACGACTATTGACACCGCTGCTGCCGAGGCCGTGGAGGATCGGTACCGCGTTTACAAGCTGGGCAG GCGCTTGGGGCGCTTGGGAGTAGACTTGCTTTCGATACCCGCGATTGGCTCTGCGATTTCAATtgactactattactatccaTTATATGATGCAGACTACACTTCCGACACCATCTTTCGCCTGACGCTACCTTCATCGAATT TTCACAGCAGCAAGCCAAGTGTGGCCACTGACATTCGCCAAGATGACGCCAAGGATTTCTCCAAGATCATATTGCCTGGTGACAGGCAGAAGAAGCTGGTTACACTGAAAAGAAGCAACCTCTTGTCGCCAATGC CTCAACATCTGCTCTCGCAACAATGGCCTGTAGTTGCAGTTACCACCCCGATCCAGCTGCTCAAAAGTCAGCGATGCCATTACTCTTACGTCACTGGCCCGAGTGTCTCGCTAAAGGCAAAGAGAGGGACGACGATATGCCCCTCCATGGCTTTGGTCCCTGGAGATAGAAGACATTCTTTTTGCCCCAACGGGTCTCAATTATACGTGCATACCATCGTATTCGAGGCCAA CGGCAGCTTGGATGCCGAAGAGTCTCCACGCCAAGGGCAGGCACGC TCGAGACTCCCCATCGCAACATCTCTCTCCAATTGCGCTTGCCAGAAAAAGACCCAAGACCGCCTAGTTGAACCAGTACACATACCTACCTTGTCTTTATCTTACTTGCCGGTCTTTTTGCGGCTGCATCGCGTCTTGTCGCCCAACGCAGTCCTCAGACCATTGCCG AAGCCTCTGCTGCCATCAAGACACGGCCACCACCGACGCCTACCTGTCTTGACTGATCGCGATCCCTCA TTCCCCGGCAAGCCGCTCTGCATTCCTAACCAGGTGAGACCTATCCATTGTTTCTGGAACCGGTACATTCCCTTCACATTCTTGGCCCATACGTTGCGCGGTAACGCTGCAAATCTTCACGTTCTGGACTGCGGCAATCCCACCCGTGGGCTTACCACTATCGGTTCACCGAGGACT GTCCTCCTCTGCGAGAACGCACTTGCCCTATTTCACCAGCAACACGTTCGCCTTCACGATACTCACCCGGATTCGGTGTCTCTCGGCCAATTGAACGTCCGGGCTTTACTCCTCGATAGTCGTGATATAGCTTGCGTGACAGAGACGGCGAACGTAACCGTAACAGTCAGGGCCACGAAAGGATCACAGCAAACATCAGCACCAGCATTGGATAACTCCCAGGTTCCCAACGTCGTCACCAGCGCCGAAGCTAGCGGAACAGTAGTGATCTTGCCATCTCTAACCAACACAGCGCCTCAAACTTCTGGATACGTTGCGACTGGTCTCACTGCATCGGGCAAGGTTACGTCTTGCCCTCTTATGTCAAACCCTATTCCGACGCCCTCATCTCTCATCGACACAGCTGCGCCTGCTACTTCAGTTGCACCACTTCCATCCGCGCCAATGCCTTCCGGAGACATCTTTTCTGAGCCCATTGGCACTGGGGCACCCCCGGGCACCATCTCAGCCCGCAGTGATCACCCGGTTCCGAGAAAGGGCATCACCTCGAGCTCACCGATTCAGACAAACAAGTTTTACTCCAACTTCTTCCTCGGAGACCAGACGGCGCCGACGTACACCTACCCTTATGGCATAGCATGGGGGGCAGGACGAGGGGCTGCTGCCAGCTACGGCATGACGATTTCCCACATCGAAGCGAGCCAGCGTGTCTTCGGCCCGACCAAGGCGGATTCTGGAGCTGCGTCTTATTTCATTAACCCGGTAGGTATTCAATCAATGGTAATTAGCGCTCAGGAGCTCGGGTCGGACACCGCGGTGGGAATCGACAGCATCACGGCCTTCTCTGCAACAATTCACCTGAAGCCGAATGCCCAAGCTGTGCCGGCGGTTTCTTTCCCTCTCGTCCAAGGAATGCCCTTCATCACAGCCCAGTATGCCGGCGCGACCCCCGTGATCCGCACGGGAGTCTTCTTCAGGACGGTTACGCGGGTGACACAGGACCCCAAGGCCGGCGTTGCCAAGTACACTTTCCAGCTCGAAGACGGCAAGATCTGGCGATTGTACGCATATGCAACCACCGGATCTCAGCTCAACCTGCAGGTTGTCAACAACGGTCTCGCCCAATCAACGCAGCCGTTCTACGGAATCATTCAAGTCGCCAAGGATCCTGGAAATGGAGAGGCACTGCTTGACCAGGCGGCCGGTGTTTATCCCACGACAGTCGCGCTGTCTGGTTCAGTGAGCGGCACCACGGGCTCGTACACGTTCAAGTTTGCCAAGGACGGTCATCCTGATGGCAAGCTGGTCATGTACGCGCTGCCGCACCATGTCTCCTCATTTGATTCTACGACGAGAAACGGCGTTCAGCCGGTTCAGCTCATGACTCCTGCCAAGGGTATCGCAACAGCAGTCTTGGCTGACCAGTGGACGATGCAAGAATCGAACTTGCCTGTGAGCATGGGTTTCGCTCCTTGGAGCCCTGACCAAGGCAGTCTCACCACGCTATCTGACAATGCCAAAGTCGTGATCCGCGGGATAGCAGCCCAGGAGGTATCCCAGGACATGATGGCTCAGTCTGATCTGGACTCCATGTACTTCAGCGGAAAG GCCCTGGCCAAGTTTGCCTTACTGATTATTGTGATCAATGACATTCTGGGCGACCCAGCATTGGCGCAGTCAGGCCTGAACAGGCTCAAGGCAGCGTTTGCCACGTTTGCTACCAACAAACAAAAGTACCCGCTGGTATATGAGA GCGCTTGGGGAGGTGTCGTGTCTTCAGCAACCTACGTCACGGGCAACGACGGCGCCGACTTTGGCAACACGCAGTACAATGACCACCATTTCCACTATGGCTATCATATCCTTGCAGCCGCAGCCATTGCTCATTTGGACCCGAGCTGGCTGAGTGCGAACAAGGACTATGTGAATGCTCTGGTGCGAGACGTGGCCAACCCCAGCACCCAAGATACCTACTTCCCTACGTGGCGTGCTTTCGACTGGTACCATGGCCACAGCTGGGCCCATGGTCTGTACGCCTCGTACGATGGAAAG GACCAAGAATCAAGCTCCGAAGACATGATGCACGCCTACGCCCTCAAGATGTGGGGTGACGCCTCGGGCGACAGCATGCTCTCATCGCGAAGCAACCTCCAGCTCTCCATCATCGCCCGCGCCCTCCAGGACTACTACCTCTACAAGAGCGACAACGTCGTACAGCCACCCCAATTTATCGGCAACAAGGTGGCCGGCATCCTCTTTGAGAACAAGATTGACCACACGACCTACTTTGGCGCTAACATCGAGTTCATCCAAGGCATCCATATGATTCCCCTCCTCGCGCCCTCGCCTTTTGTCCGCACACCGGCCTTCGTCAAGGAAGAATGGGACGTGTACTTTAGCAACGGACGCGTCGATACTATCGCGGGCGGCTGGAGGGGTATCATCTATGGAAACCTTGCGACGATTGACGGTAAGACGGCGTGGAACTTTTTCAACAGCTCCAACTTTGATCCTAGCTGGATCGACGGCGGCGCGAGTTTGACGTGGTACTTGACGTATGCAGCTT TAATGGGCAACGTCTAA
- a CDS encoding cytidine and deoxycytidylate deaminase zinc-binding region, with product MASEVEGIQPAPIAPGDHEGYLQYALSLAKQSPPKPTNYRVGAALVNPATNTVISTGYTLELPGNTHAEQCCFMKLAQQHDVTEEELGSVIKTPLVLYTTMEPCSTRLSGNLPCTKRILQLRSFIKTVYVGVQEPEKFVKDNTGRSALERAGVDFVHIKGLEGDILKVATAGHVKAVQ from the coding sequence ATGGCATCAGAGGTTGAGGGGATTCAACCAGCACCGATAGCGCCAGGCGACCACGAGGGGTACCTCCAATATGCGCTCTCGCTGGCGAAACAGTCACCACCAAAGCCGACAAATTACAGAGTCGGAGCGGCCCTCGTCAACCCCGCCACCAACACAGTTATCTCGACGGGCTACACCTTGGAGCTGCCAGGTAACACGCACGCCGAGCAGTGCTGCTTCATGAAGCTGGCCCAACAGCACGACGTTACCGAGGAGGAGCTGGGCTCCGTCATCAAGACGCCGCTTGTGCTCTACACGACCATGGAACCGTGCTCGACGAGGCTCAGTGGGAATCTGCCCTGTACCAAGAGGATTCTCCAGCTGCGGTCTTTTATCAAGACCGTCTACGTAGGTGTTCAGGAGCCGGAAAAGTTCGTCAAGGATAATACCGGACGGAGCGCGCTCGAGAGGGCGGGTGTCGATTTCGTGCACATCAAGGGGCTCGAAGGCGATATTCTCAAGGTGGCTACGGCGGGCCACGTCAAGGCTGTCCAATAG